A region from the Cellvibrio sp. PSBB006 genome encodes:
- a CDS encoding pilin: MKKVQQGFTLIELMIVIAIIGILAAVALPAYQDYTIRAKMSEVVLAASSCRTTISEVSQTGFATAPAANGFGCGEGGSEASPISQYVESIATTEDGIIQVTVREIAGAVDGQVVELRPYVDADLTTAADGDDFTRGSAQPIRSWACGPAADTLEVKYLPATCRDVVAAD; encoded by the coding sequence ATGAAAAAAGTACAACAAGGTTTTACCCTGATTGAATTGATGATTGTAATCGCGATCATCGGTATTCTGGCTGCGGTTGCTCTGCCTGCGTATCAGGATTACACCATTCGTGCAAAGATGTCTGAAGTTGTATTGGCTGCAAGTTCTTGCCGTACCACCATTAGTGAAGTGTCTCAGACTGGTTTTGCCACGGCTCCAGCTGCAAATGGTTTCGGTTGTGGTGAGGGTGGTAGTGAAGCCAGCCCTATTTCTCAGTATGTAGAATCAATTGCCACCACAGAAGATGGCATTATTCAAGTTACTGTCCGAGAAATTGCTGGGGCTGTGGATGGCCAAGTTGTGGAATTGCGCCCCTATGTTGATGCAGACTTGACTACTGCGGCTGATGGTGACGACTTTACTCGCGGTTCAGCTCAGCCTATTCGTTCTTGGGCATGTGGTCCAGCTGCCGATACTCTTGAAGTGAAATACCTGCCTGCAACTTGCCGTGATGTTGTTGCTGCTGACTAA
- the pilB gene encoding type IV-A pilus assembly ATPase PilB, with product MNSPQPTLSGLARRLVTDGLLDQESARQAMSQAAKEKVPFVQHLVHHAILDARTIARAASDEFGTPLFDLDALNREAIPTKLVDQKLIRKHHTLPLTRRGNRLFIAVADPTDLHALDEIKFNTGINTEAVLVEADKLATAIEKFLNAQEESIGDTLGGLDEDGLDDLDIQAVDDQAASADQGASEADEAPIVRFINKVLLDAIKEGASDIHFEPYEKAYRVRFRTDGILHEVTRPPVNLATRMAARLKVMSQMDISERRVPQDGRIKMKISKTRAIDFRVNTLPTLFGEKVVLRILDPGAAKLGIDALGYEDNQKKLYLDALAQSQGMILVTGPTGSGKTVSLYTGLNILNTSETNISTAEDPVEINLEGINQVQMNTRVGLTFAEALRSFLRQDPDVIMVGEIRDLETAEIAIKAAQTGHLVLSTLHTNSAPETLTRLLNMGVPAFNVATSVSLIIAQRLARRLCSNCKKPATDIPADILKQEGFDDIGIPPAEYQIFHPVGCNQCNKGYKGRLGVYEVVRITPVIASLIMEGGNSLQIAKAAREAGFNNLRVSALRKVAMGLTSLEEANRVTKD from the coding sequence ATGAATAGCCCCCAACCTACACTGAGTGGCCTCGCCCGCCGCCTTGTGACAGACGGCCTGCTGGATCAAGAGAGCGCCCGCCAAGCTATGAGCCAAGCCGCCAAGGAAAAAGTACCTTTTGTTCAACATCTGGTGCATCACGCCATACTTGATGCCCGAACCATTGCCCGGGCTGCCTCGGATGAATTCGGCACACCTTTATTTGATCTTGACGCGCTCAACCGTGAAGCAATTCCTACCAAGCTGGTTGATCAAAAGCTAATCCGCAAGCACCACACACTACCGCTCACGCGCAGGGGCAACCGTCTTTTTATCGCAGTAGCCGACCCTACTGACCTCCATGCGTTGGATGAGATCAAGTTTAATACCGGTATAAACACTGAAGCTGTATTAGTAGAAGCAGATAAGTTGGCAACGGCTATCGAAAAATTTTTGAATGCCCAGGAAGAAAGCATTGGCGATACGCTCGGCGGGCTGGATGAAGATGGGTTAGATGACCTGGACATCCAGGCCGTAGATGACCAGGCTGCAAGCGCCGATCAAGGCGCATCAGAAGCCGATGAAGCACCTATCGTGCGTTTTATTAACAAAGTTCTGCTGGATGCCATTAAAGAAGGGGCTTCAGATATTCACTTTGAACCCTATGAGAAAGCCTATCGTGTCCGCTTTCGCACTGACGGCATCCTTCACGAAGTGACTCGCCCTCCGGTCAATTTAGCTACGCGTATGGCTGCCCGACTAAAAGTGATGTCGCAAATGGATATTTCAGAACGGCGGGTTCCTCAGGACGGCCGTATCAAGATGAAAATATCCAAGACTCGCGCAATCGATTTTCGCGTAAACACCTTACCGACCTTGTTCGGAGAAAAGGTCGTATTACGGATTTTGGACCCCGGTGCAGCAAAGCTTGGGATTGATGCACTGGGTTATGAAGATAACCAGAAGAAACTCTATCTGGACGCCCTGGCTCAATCGCAAGGAATGATATTAGTCACCGGCCCTACCGGTAGTGGCAAGACAGTATCTCTTTATACCGGCTTGAATATCTTAAACACGTCCGAAACCAACATTTCTACAGCAGAAGATCCCGTTGAGATCAATCTGGAAGGTATTAATCAAGTCCAAATGAACACCAGGGTAGGACTAACCTTTGCCGAAGCGCTGCGCTCCTTCCTTCGCCAAGACCCGGATGTCATCATGGTGGGTGAGATTCGGGACCTGGAAACTGCCGAAATTGCTATTAAAGCTGCACAAACAGGACACTTGGTTTTATCTACCCTTCATACCAATAGCGCTCCAGAGACCTTGACGCGACTTTTAAATATGGGCGTTCCAGCGTTTAATGTCGCAACCAGCGTAAGCTTGATCATTGCCCAAAGGCTTGCAAGGAGACTTTGTTCAAATTGTAAAAAGCCTGCTACAGATATTCCTGCAGATATACTTAAGCAAGAGGGCTTTGATGATATTGGCATACCACCTGCTGAGTACCAAATTTTTCACCCGGTTGGTTGTAACCAATGCAACAAGGGTTATAAAGGTCGACTAGGTGTATATGAAGTGGTTCGCATCACCCCAGTCATTGCGAGCCTTATAATGGAAGGCGGCAATTCCTTACAGATTGCCAAAGCCGCCAGGGAAGCCGGGTTTAACAATTTACGCGTCTCAGCCCTACGTAAAGTGGCTATGGGACTCACCAGTCTCGAAGAAGCTAACCGAGTAACCAAGGATTAA
- a CDS encoding PglL family O-oligosaccharyltransferase gives MTNLKNNFPVLLAAFFFALSILLPNHNQPWLSFYQEASAFGGLLFLLVFLLVNSSFVFCNLSFASVTLFVLCFLPALQFFSGPFSNLEDLFLNTFYIAGFCIAVVAGFQISTIPAKKIMLSKGLAITLLLVAVISVWIAIRQWLSISGNYLIVDMKSGGRPFANFGQPNHLATFLCMALAGLVYIFEQKLIGRFSAAFLALFILFGLALTQSRTPWLGFLCAFIWWGWQYRRRVVALPPFILGFWIGLFALLVLLLPTINELLYLGGESVAERFEKAERLTIWTQFLLAIKEGGLWGYGWGQVGAAQLQVALDYPIGLRIDNTHNILIDLIIWNGPIIGLILIAILIIWLFCLAVRSKTLESSFALLFSGFLLVHGMVEYPLEYAYFLLPLGIMLGVAESESSTGIIVNNKLAKWLLGVSSLVGVLLLVQIWTEYQKIEAGFQQMRFDRANIGRPKPWANDSSIVLLTQLDARLRAAYVDINASITDDEVDSLCRVAHREPYPLELYRCGLAKGYRGDAGGAAREFLIIESLHRQRSFMWAYTELQKKSIESPELVSVLTEIDRVRPTIKLQYQPEIVGQ, from the coding sequence ATGACAAACCTCAAAAATAATTTTCCTGTTCTGTTGGCAGCATTTTTCTTTGCGCTCAGTATATTGTTGCCGAATCATAATCAGCCATGGCTATCTTTCTATCAAGAGGCTAGCGCTTTTGGCGGTTTGTTGTTTCTTCTTGTTTTTTTATTGGTCAATAGTTCATTTGTTTTTTGTAATCTATCGTTCGCATCTGTAACGTTATTTGTTTTATGTTTTCTTCCCGCATTGCAGTTCTTTTCTGGACCTTTCTCTAATTTAGAAGATTTATTTCTTAATACATTTTATATAGCTGGGTTTTGTATTGCCGTAGTGGCAGGTTTTCAAATCTCCACGATACCGGCAAAAAAAATTATGTTAAGCAAAGGCCTAGCGATAACCTTGTTGTTGGTTGCGGTTATTTCGGTCTGGATTGCCATAAGGCAATGGTTATCGATTTCAGGTAATTACTTAATTGTTGATATGAAGTCTGGTGGTAGGCCTTTCGCAAATTTTGGTCAACCTAATCATCTGGCGACCTTCCTTTGCATGGCATTGGCCGGACTGGTTTATATTTTTGAGCAGAAGTTAATTGGAAGGTTCTCTGCAGCGTTTCTTGCTCTGTTTATTCTGTTCGGTTTAGCCCTAACCCAATCCCGTACCCCTTGGTTGGGCTTTCTGTGTGCGTTCATCTGGTGGGGCTGGCAGTATCGTAGGAGGGTAGTAGCCTTACCTCCTTTTATATTGGGATTTTGGATTGGGTTGTTTGCTCTGTTAGTTTTGCTTCTGCCAACAATCAATGAGTTGTTATATCTGGGAGGAGAATCTGTTGCGGAACGTTTTGAAAAAGCAGAGCGCCTCACAATCTGGACGCAATTTCTATTAGCGATAAAAGAGGGTGGACTATGGGGATATGGTTGGGGGCAGGTAGGAGCAGCTCAGCTGCAAGTTGCTCTTGATTATCCGATTGGGCTGCGCATTGATAACACGCATAATATTTTGATCGATCTAATAATTTGGAATGGACCCATAATTGGGCTGATATTGATTGCCATTTTAATTATCTGGTTGTTTTGCTTGGCGGTTCGTTCCAAAACTCTAGAGTCTTCCTTCGCATTGCTCTTTTCAGGATTTCTTCTGGTCCATGGCATGGTGGAATACCCACTTGAGTATGCTTATTTTTTATTGCCATTGGGAATCATGCTGGGGGTGGCTGAGTCTGAATCTTCTACCGGAATTATTGTTAATAATAAGTTGGCCAAATGGTTGTTAGGTGTATCCAGTCTTGTGGGAGTACTGTTGTTAGTGCAAATATGGACGGAATATCAAAAGATCGAGGCCGGCTTTCAGCAAATGCGTTTTGATCGCGCGAATATTGGTAGGCCGAAACCTTGGGCGAACGATTCATCCATCGTTTTGCTAACGCAACTGGATGCTCGCTTGCGTGCGGCTTATGTCGATATTAATGCATCTATAACGGATGATGAAGTAGATAGCTTATGTCGCGTGGCGCACCGCGAACCCTATCCGTTGGAGCTTTATCGGTGCGGATTGGCGAAAGGTTACAGAGGGGATGCTGGTGGGGCGGCAAGAGAGTTTTTAATTATTGAAAGCCTTCACCGGCAGCGCTCATTTATGTGGGCATATACTGAACTACAAAAAAAATCTATAGAGTCGCCTGAACTGGTATCCGTGTTGACTGAAATTGATCGCGTTCGACCCACGATTAAACTGCAATATCAGCCAGAGATAGTGGGGCAGTAG